A genomic stretch from Candidatus Sysuiplasma jiujiangense includes:
- a CDS encoding 50S ribosomal protein L32e has product MKLEEIVGQDSEMLKKLSDAGITDEGALAERLEDEEKAAELQTSIGASDAELNSWKEKLGIEANGAEEEAAEEKETVVAETSKLEEEGKYHPHRKPSLTPALRDALRKRAETAARRPAFHRAEYYKADRIGLKWRRPRGNQGKMRLAVYYRPKLASAGYGSPAMARHLHPSGFAEKIVHNAGELEGVDPKTTAVRIAHSVGTRKRNEIVAEAERLQIRVLNG; this is encoded by the coding sequence GTTGGACAGGACAGCGAAATGCTGAAAAAGCTCTCCGACGCAGGCATCACGGATGAAGGTGCTCTCGCCGAGCGGCTCGAGGATGAAGAGAAGGCGGCCGAGCTTCAGACCAGCATCGGCGCATCGGATGCAGAGTTGAATTCCTGGAAGGAAAAACTCGGCATTGAAGCGAACGGCGCCGAAGAGGAAGCAGCCGAGGAAAAGGAAACTGTTGTCGCCGAAACTTCAAAACTCGAGGAGGAAGGCAAATACCATCCGCACCGGAAACCTTCACTCACACCGGCGCTCAGGGACGCGCTCAGGAAGAGAGCGGAGACAGCCGCAAGAAGGCCGGCATTCCACCGCGCCGAATATTACAAGGCGGACAGGATCGGTCTCAAGTGGAGGAGGCCGAGGGGAAACCAGGGCAAGATGAGGCTTGCGGTCTACTACAGGCCGAAGCTGGCATCCGCAGGCTACGGTTCCCCGGCAATGGCGAGGCATCTGCACCCCTCAGGCTTTGCCGAAAAGATTGTTCATAACGCCGGTGAGCTGGAAGGCGTTGATCCGAAAACAACAGCAGTGAGGATTGCCCACTCCGTCGGCACCAGGAAGAGGAATGAAATTGTTGCAGAGGCCGAAAGGCTGCAGATAAGGGTTCTCAACGGGTGA